One genomic segment of Erythrobacter sp. THAF29 includes these proteins:
- a CDS encoding M20/M25/M40 family metallo-hydrolase: MAGFFWATSTPGQSYEGAITAPDDVGMPARLEADVRNLSEQPRNLDHSSSIISSLAYLSGALEEMGYAVERQEVLAPAENLIVTIPSAAPNSPILIIGAHYDTVQVSPGADDNASGVAALLEIARRLKKRGSGPTEVQLVFYANEEPPYFQTGAMGSHVHAMSLLEPDRVAGMISLETMGYFSNKPGSQNYPFPLSVRYPSTGNFIAFVGDTSSRDFLRETIGQFRKNARIPSVGGTAPSIIQGIDWSDHWAYSRLGIPAFMVTDTAVFRNPNYHRISDTPETLDYARLALVVEGLEATITDRFIEKP; the protein is encoded by the coding sequence ATGGCCGGGTTTTTCTGGGCGACCTCAACGCCTGGGCAATCTTACGAAGGGGCGATTACCGCGCCCGATGACGTAGGAATGCCAGCGCGCCTTGAAGCCGATGTGCGCAACCTGTCCGAACAACCGCGCAACCTCGATCATTCCTCGTCGATCATTTCTAGCCTTGCTTACCTAAGCGGGGCACTCGAGGAGATGGGCTACGCGGTTGAGCGACAGGAAGTGCTCGCGCCTGCGGAAAACCTAATAGTGACAATCCCTTCAGCGGCCCCGAATAGTCCAATCCTGATTATCGGCGCCCACTACGACACAGTGCAGGTTTCCCCCGGTGCCGACGACAATGCGAGCGGTGTCGCGGCACTGTTAGAAATCGCCCGCAGGCTCAAGAAACGGGGTAGCGGGCCTACTGAAGTGCAGCTGGTGTTCTATGCCAACGAAGAACCCCCATACTTCCAGACTGGAGCAATGGGCAGTCACGTCCATGCAATGTCCCTTCTCGAACCCGACCGGGTTGCGGGAATGATCTCACTGGAGACGATGGGATACTTTTCCAATAAGCCGGGAAGCCAAAACTACCCATTTCCGCTTTCGGTGCGCTATCCTTCGACCGGCAATTTCATCGCTTTCGTAGGCGACACATCGTCGCGCGATTTTCTGCGCGAGACAATTGGGCAATTCCGAAAGAACGCGCGCATTCCCTCGGTTGGAGGTACCGCGCCCTCAATCATCCAAGGCATCGACTGGTCAGATCACTGGGCTTACTCGCGATTGGGAATTCCTGCTTTCATGGTCACAGATACAGCGGTTTTTCGTAATCCAAATTACCACCGCATTTCCGACACTCCAGAAACTCTCGATTACGCCCGCTTGGCGCTTGTGGTGGAAGGCTTGGAGGCAACCATTACGGATAGGTTTATAGAGAAACCTTGA
- a CDS encoding serine hydrolase — protein MKWGWLTAALALVASSFSASTASSEIDAFIKAELPTSAAPGIAYARVKDGTVTARGFGERRKGSGKSVTADTLFPIGSVTKSFTALAIMQLVEAGVLGLDDPVSQHLPAFAGGPAGGVTLRQLLNHTSGYSTVQGNSQHGNTDASRLGLIEYAGELAQVTPTHAPGAVWEYSNANYQILGAVIEEASGARYADYIETRIFAPLGMIDSEVVVGPAPSAMATGHRPWFGGVRAFAGGEGFAINAPAGGIASSARDMGRYLAMWLSGEDDILSAEAKAGMIAPSGPSSPHYGLGWSIDPERGTVYHTGLVPGGETLASFSPSEGKGVVVMVNANGGLGFADTWYLIGGVGARAMGQAHDDDGWRWGPRIAYLSIALLPPLFLLLAFVSWRGRSALRAKRESTPGKLSLWFPAVAMIGLAWFLISMLPRMFGGSITTLQLYQPDFAWCMIAAAVLAPAWAVLRLVLAYSGDRSPG, from the coding sequence ATGAAATGGGGATGGCTGACCGCCGCACTGGCTCTCGTTGCCTCAAGCTTTTCCGCGAGCACGGCAAGCTCCGAGATCGACGCCTTCATCAAGGCTGAGCTTCCGACAAGCGCGGCGCCGGGCATCGCCTATGCGCGGGTCAAGGACGGCACGGTCACGGCAAGAGGGTTTGGCGAACGGCGCAAAGGAAGCGGAAAGAGCGTAACCGCCGACACGCTCTTCCCGATCGGCTCGGTCACCAAGAGCTTCACGGCGCTCGCGATCATGCAGCTGGTCGAGGCCGGAGTGCTTGGCCTCGACGACCCCGTTTCGCAGCACCTGCCCGCATTTGCCGGCGGTCCCGCGGGCGGAGTGACCCTGCGCCAGCTGCTCAACCACACCAGCGGATATTCGACCGTTCAGGGCAACAGCCAGCACGGCAACACGGACGCTTCGCGGCTTGGCCTGATCGAATATGCCGGAGAGCTCGCGCAGGTCACGCCCACACACGCGCCGGGCGCGGTGTGGGAGTATTCCAATGCGAACTACCAGATCCTTGGCGCGGTGATCGAGGAGGCGAGCGGCGCGAGATACGCCGACTATATCGAGACGCGGATCTTCGCGCCTCTCGGAATGATCGATAGCGAGGTGGTTGTCGGCCCCGCTCCTTCCGCCATGGCGACCGGCCATCGCCCGTGGTTTGGCGGTGTCCGCGCCTTTGCTGGCGGCGAAGGGTTCGCGATCAATGCGCCGGCCGGAGGGATCGCGTCGAGCGCCCGCGACATGGGCCGCTATCTCGCCATGTGGCTGAGCGGCGAGGACGACATCCTCTCAGCAGAGGCAAAGGCGGGCATGATAGCGCCGTCCGGTCCGTCCTCGCCCCATTACGGGCTGGGCTGGTCGATCGATCCGGAGCGCGGGACCGTCTATCACACCGGCCTCGTCCCCGGAGGAGAAACGCTCGCCTCCTTCAGCCCCTCCGAAGGGAAAGGGGTGGTGGTGATGGTCAACGCGAATGGCGGACTGGGCTTTGCCGACACATGGTACCTAATCGGCGGTGTCGGCGCGCGAGCCATGGGTCAGGCCCACGATGATGACGGATGGCGCTGGGGGCCGAGGATCGCTTATCTGTCGATCGCGCTCCTGCCGCCGCTGTTCCTGCTCCTCGCTTTTGTTTCGTGGAGGGGCCGGTCAGCCTTGCGCGCCAAGCGGGAGAGCACGCCGGGCAAGCTCAGTCTCTGGTTTCCGGCGGTGGCCATGATTGGCCTCGCATGGTTCCTGATCAGCATGCTGCCGCGCATGTTTGGAGGTTCGATCACAACGCTCCAGCTCTACCAGCCCGACTTCGCGTGGTGCATGATCGCCGCCGCAGTCCTTGCCCCGGCATGGGCAGTGCTTCGATTGGTGCTCGCGTATTCTGGAGATCGAAGCCCAGGCTAG
- a CDS encoding RcnB family protein, producing MNLSLLLKGSALSALAFALALVAPPEEAQAATATAETAAEGASDAAQPEGRQDRRAERRGERRANRQRARQQDRARQNRGQRQQARQQRERRQEARQNRGQRQQVRQQRERRQEARREVRRNDQRFRDRDMWQGRGERARRVERRSERRADRVDRRSERRADRVERRGDRRAERLDRRGRDGVANRVDRRSERRANRIERRGDRNANRIERRGERRADRIRNGRYVDGRRDRAYGIDRRAERRADRRADRARRDGFRDGVRAERRAERRAERRRDFRRDQRRDRYRDGRRYRDQRGYYRSDRGWRGDRRYAYGRGYRDGRRDFRRWNRKWRNNHRYNWHRHRYAHRNIFRLGRYYAPYRSHHYSRLRIGFYLDNLFFSSRYWINDPWRYRLPAVYGPYRWVRYYDDVMLVDIYTGEVVDVIYDFFW from the coding sequence ATGAATCTTTCCCTTTTGCTTAAGGGAAGTGCGCTGTCCGCCCTCGCATTCGCGCTGGCGCTGGTTGCACCTCCCGAAGAAGCGCAGGCCGCAACCGCCACGGCTGAAACCGCTGCCGAAGGTGCGAGCGATGCCGCTCAACCCGAAGGTCGACAAGACCGACGTGCAGAGCGACGTGGCGAACGCCGCGCAAACCGCCAGCGCGCTCGCCAACAGGACCGCGCGAGACAGAACCGAGGGCAGCGCCAGCAGGCCCGTCAGCAACGCGAGCGTCGACAGGAGGCTCGCCAGAATCGCGGCCAGCGACAGCAGGTACGCCAGCAACGTGAACGCCGCCAGGAAGCGCGCCGCGAAGTCCGTCGCAATGATCAGCGCTTCCGCGACCGCGATATGTGGCAGGGCCGCGGCGAGCGGGCACGGCGCGTAGAACGTCGCAGCGAGCGGCGTGCAGATCGTGTCGATCGCCGTAGCGAGCGTCGGGCAGACCGCGTCGAACGGCGCGGAGATCGTCGTGCCGAGCGCTTGGATCGTCGCGGTCGTGACGGTGTAGCCAACCGTGTTGACAGGCGCAGCGAACGCCGTGCGAACCGCATCGAGCGGCGCGGAGATCGCAACGCTAACCGCATTGAACGGCGGGGCGAACGCCGGGCCGACCGGATCCGCAACGGTCGGTACGTCGATGGACGCCGCGATCGCGCATATGGCATCGACCGCCGGGCAGAGCGTCGCGCCGACCGCAGGGCCGATCGCGCCCGCCGGGATGGCTTCCGCGATGGTGTTCGTGCCGAACGTCGCGCCGAACGGCGGGCTGAACGCCGCCGGGATTTTCGCCGCGACCAGCGCCGTGACCGGTATCGGGACGGTCGCCGCTATCGTGACCAGCGCGGTTACTATCGCAGCGACCGGGGCTGGCGCGGTGATCGCCGCTATGCCTATGGCCGTGGCTATCGCGACGGACGCCGGGATTTCCGCCGGTGGAACCGCAAATGGCGTAACAACCACCGGTATAACTGGCATCGCCATCGCTATGCCCACCGGAACATCTTCCGCCTTGGCCGTTACTATGCGCCCTACCGGTCGCATCATTACAGCCGCCTGCGGATCGGCTTCTACCTCGACAACCTGTTCTTCAGTTCGAGGTACTGGATCAACGATCCGTGGCGCTATCGACTGCCGGCCGTCTATGGTCCCTATCGTTGGGTCCGCTATTACGACGACGTCATGCTGGTCGATATCTACACCGGCGAAGTTGTCGACGTGATCTACGACTTCTTCTGGTAA
- a CDS encoding substrate-binding domain-containing protein: MVNGGELLLLFDNVGAEYVSRISDGAKAASAASGFKTRSTNLYGRDEDVSDYLTDDAIAGVIVTPPISDDRPVLGKIEALGLPVVRIAPMLDLERGNIVTMDEYDAARAIAEHLLKHGHRRIGFIKGPRRHLVSIRRFNGFANALGGHGLKVDHDLIVEGDFSRASGREVADALLRAKPSAVFASNDEMAIGFMEAARERGVDIPGDISLVGFDGNSAASRCNPALTTIRQPLREMGETAVRILAESLSRPGSRRASVEVPYDMLEGASVREFAA; this comes from the coding sequence GTGGTAAATGGAGGGGAATTGCTGCTGCTCTTCGACAATGTGGGGGCAGAGTATGTCTCGCGCATATCGGATGGAGCGAAGGCGGCGAGCGCTGCGAGCGGCTTTAAAACCCGCTCTACCAATCTTTACGGTCGCGACGAGGACGTATCGGATTACCTGACAGATGACGCGATTGCCGGGGTTATCGTTACACCCCCGATTTCTGACGACCGACCAGTACTTGGAAAGATAGAAGCGCTCGGCCTGCCAGTGGTGCGGATTGCGCCAATGCTCGATCTGGAGCGCGGCAACATCGTGACGATGGATGAATACGATGCAGCGCGCGCGATCGCAGAGCATCTGCTCAAACACGGCCATCGCAGGATCGGCTTCATCAAGGGGCCGCGTCGCCATCTCGTCAGCATTCGGCGATTCAACGGCTTCGCCAATGCGTTGGGCGGGCATGGTCTCAAGGTCGATCACGACCTGATCGTCGAGGGAGACTTTTCCCGCGCCTCTGGCCGCGAAGTCGCCGATGCTCTCCTGCGCGCAAAGCCGAGTGCAGTTTTTGCGAGCAATGACGAGATGGCAATCGGGTTTATGGAGGCGGCGCGAGAGCGCGGGGTCGACATTCCGGGCGATATCTCGCTGGTCGGGTTCGACGGCAATTCTGCGGCATCGAGGTGCAATCCTGCGCTCACGACGATCCGCCAGCCCCTTCGCGAAATGGGCGAGACGGCTGTGCGCATCCTCGCCGAGAGCCTCTCACGTCCAGGTTCGAGGCGCGCAAGCGTGGAAGTGCCCTACGACATGCTCGAAGGCGCATCCGTTCGTGAGTTTGCGGCCTGA
- the ettA gene encoding energy-dependent translational throttle protein EttA, which yields MAAQYAYVMKGMTKSFPGAQKPVLSNINLQFYQGAKIGIVGPNGAGKSTLMKIMAGIDTDFSGEAWPGENITVGYLPQEPELDPTKTVLENVKDGARETADLVERYNAVAAQMAEPDADYEKLGEEMAELQTKIDAVDGWTLDNQLEIAMEALRCPPSDASVENLSGGEKRRVALTRLLIQKPSILLLDEPTNHLDAESVEWLENHLKEYAGAVLMITHDRYFLDNVVEWILELDRGSYYPYEGNYSTYLEKKAKRLEQESREESGRQKALSRELEWIRQTPSARQTKSKARIRKFEQLQEAQENRKPGKAQIVIQVPERLGGKVIEANNISKAYGDKLLFENLSFKLPPGGIVGVIGPNGAGKSTLFRIITGQEKPDSGTIEIGETVRLGYVDQSRDDLNPKNNVWEEISDGLDYMQVNGHDMSTRAYVGAFNFKGADQQKNVGKLSGGERNRVHLAKMLKEGGNVLLLDEPTNDLDVETLAALEDAIENFAGCAVVISHDRFFLDRLATHILAFEGNSHVEWFEGNFEAYEEDKRRRLGDAADRPTRLAYKKLTR from the coding sequence ATGGCCGCGCAATACGCCTATGTCATGAAAGGCATGACCAAGAGCTTCCCCGGTGCCCAGAAGCCGGTGCTCTCGAACATCAACCTGCAGTTCTACCAGGGCGCCAAGATCGGCATCGTGGGCCCGAATGGTGCCGGCAAATCGACCCTGATGAAGATCATGGCCGGGATCGACACCGATTTTTCAGGCGAGGCGTGGCCGGGCGAAAACATAACGGTGGGCTATCTGCCGCAGGAGCCGGAGCTCGATCCGACCAAGACCGTGCTCGAAAACGTCAAAGACGGCGCGCGCGAAACCGCCGACCTCGTCGAACGCTACAATGCGGTCGCCGCGCAAATGGCCGAACCCGATGCCGATTACGAAAAGCTGGGCGAGGAAATGGCCGAGCTCCAGACCAAGATCGACGCGGTCGATGGCTGGACGCTCGACAACCAGCTCGAAATCGCGATGGAGGCGCTGCGCTGCCCGCCTTCCGATGCGAGCGTCGAAAACCTTTCGGGCGGCGAGAAACGCCGCGTCGCGCTGACCCGGCTGCTGATCCAGAAACCCTCGATCCTGCTGCTCGACGAACCAACCAACCACCTCGATGCCGAGTCGGTCGAATGGCTCGAAAACCACCTCAAGGAATATGCGGGCGCGGTGCTGATGATCACCCACGATCGCTACTTCCTCGACAATGTGGTGGAGTGGATCCTCGAACTCGATCGCGGCTCCTACTATCCGTATGAAGGCAACTACTCGACTTACCTCGAGAAGAAAGCGAAGCGCCTCGAACAGGAAAGCCGCGAGGAATCGGGCCGCCAGAAGGCGCTCTCCCGCGAGCTCGAATGGATCCGGCAGACCCCGTCCGCACGTCAGACCAAGTCGAAGGCGCGTATCCGCAAGTTCGAACAGCTCCAGGAAGCGCAGGAAAACCGCAAGCCCGGCAAGGCGCAGATCGTCATCCAGGTGCCCGAGCGTCTCGGCGGCAAGGTGATCGAGGCGAACAACATCTCGAAAGCCTATGGCGACAAGCTGTTGTTCGAAAACCTCTCGTTCAAGCTGCCGCCGGGCGGGATCGTCGGCGTGATCGGCCCCAACGGCGCTGGTAAATCGACCCTGTTCCGGATCATCACCGGACAGGAGAAGCCCGATAGCGGCACGATCGAGATCGGCGAGACCGTGCGCCTCGGCTATGTCGACCAGTCGCGCGACGACCTCAATCCCAAGAACAACGTCTGGGAGGAAATCTCCGACGGGCTCGATTACATGCAGGTCAACGGCCACGACATGTCGACTCGCGCCTATGTCGGCGCGTTCAACTTCAAGGGTGCCGACCAGCAGAAGAATGTCGGCAAGCTTTCGGGCGGCGAACGCAACCGCGTCCACCTTGCCAAGATGCTGAAAGAGGGCGGCAACGTCCTGCTGCTCGACGAGCCGACCAACGACCTCGACGTCGAAACGCTCGCCGCACTGGAAGACGCGATCGAAAACTTTGCCGGCTGCGCCGTGGTGATCTCGCACGACCGCTTCTTCCTCGACCGGCTGGCGACGCATATCCTAGCCTTCGAGGGCAACTCACACGTCGAGTGGTTCGAAGGGAACTTCGAGGCCTACGAAGAGGACAAGCGGCGCAGGCTCGGCGATGCAGCTGATCGGCCTACAAGATTGGCTTACAAGAAGCTGACGCGGTGA
- a CDS encoding 2OG-Fe(II) oxygenase produces MTKTDAIPDQAALRRVGKSVKERLEADPGVYKVPTDLADLYAIGDFLTPIECGRLCAMIDEVARPSSLHEIGYESGFRTSYSGDLDPEDSFVRSISRRIDDLLGLPSEVGEAVQGQRYLPGQQFKPHNDWFYTTEKYWQVEKKRGGQRSWTAMAYLNEVEEGGGTHFTEIGINIEPKPGVLLVWNNAKPDGSPNLDTMHAGTPVIKGSKYVITKWYRTRKWR; encoded by the coding sequence ATGACAAAGACCGATGCCATCCCCGACCAAGCGGCGCTCAGACGCGTTGGCAAAAGCGTTAAGGAACGGCTCGAAGCCGACCCCGGCGTTTACAAGGTGCCAACCGATCTTGCCGACCTCTATGCCATTGGGGATTTCCTCACCCCTATCGAATGCGGGCGGTTGTGTGCGATGATCGACGAGGTGGCCCGCCCCTCATCGCTTCACGAGATCGGCTATGAATCGGGCTTTCGAACCTCCTATTCAGGCGACCTCGATCCCGAGGACAGTTTTGTCCGCAGCATCTCGCGGCGGATCGACGATCTGCTCGGCCTCCCCAGCGAGGTGGGCGAGGCGGTGCAGGGCCAACGCTATCTGCCGGGCCAGCAGTTCAAGCCGCACAATGACTGGTTCTATACGACCGAGAAATACTGGCAGGTCGAAAAGAAACGCGGCGGACAGCGCAGCTGGACCGCCATGGCCTATCTCAACGAAGTCGAGGAAGGCGGGGGCACGCATTTCACCGAAATCGGCATAAACATCGAACCCAAGCCCGGCGTGCTGCTGGTCTGGAACAATGCCAAGCCCGACGGCAGCCCCAATCTCGATACGATGCACGCCGGAACGCCGGTGATAAAGGGGAGCAAATACGTCATCACCAAGTGGTATCGCACGAGGAAATGGCGGTAG
- a CDS encoding lysine--tRNA ligase has translation MTMNDLIDAARSSKAWPFQEAQRLLKRYPDGTKPDGSPVLFETGYGPSGLPHIGTFQEVLRTTLVRRAFEALIGAKPEDGKTRLVAFSDDMDGLRKVPDNVPNADLLEQHLHKPLSRIPDPFEAGHESFAAHNNAMLREFLDRFGFDYEFIAANDMYNSGRFDDALRQVLRKNQDILDIMLPTLREERRQTYSPILPISPISGRVLQVPVEVVDAEAGTIRFTDEDGSVVEQSALGGMSKLQWKVDWAMRWYALGVDYEMYGKDLTDSGVQSGKIVRVLGGRKPDGLIYEMFLDEKGEKISKSKGNGLSIEEWLEYGSEESLGFYIFPNPKSAKQLHAGVIPRAIDDYWQFRERLAEQPLDKQLGNPVWHLQRANGGFKGAEAPGAGDSLPVPFSLLLNLVGVLGAEATREAVWSYLDNYIENADPAAHPKLDELVGKAINYNRDFVAPTLKKRAPVGGEIAALEALDAELAKVDPEISAEDLQTIVYEIGKREEFGFGNLRDWFRALYETLLGSEQGPRMGSFITLYGIEPSRKLIAEALARAS, from the coding sequence ATGACCATGAATGATCTGATCGACGCCGCCCGTTCGTCCAAGGCCTGGCCGTTCCAGGAAGCGCAACGCCTGTTGAAGCGCTACCCTGATGGCACCAAGCCCGATGGCTCGCCCGTCCTGTTCGAGACCGGATACGGCCCGTCGGGCCTGCCCCATATCGGCACTTTCCAAGAGGTGCTGCGAACCACGCTCGTCCGCCGCGCGTTCGAGGCGCTGATCGGCGCAAAGCCAGAAGACGGCAAGACGCGACTGGTCGCGTTCTCCGACGACATGGACGGGCTGCGCAAGGTGCCAGACAACGTGCCCAATGCGGACCTGCTCGAGCAGCATCTGCACAAGCCGCTGTCGCGCATTCCCGATCCCTTCGAGGCGGGGCACGAAAGCTTTGCTGCGCACAATAACGCCATGCTGCGCGAGTTCCTCGACCGGTTCGGGTTCGACTATGAATTCATCGCCGCGAACGACATGTACAATTCGGGCCGGTTCGATGATGCGCTGCGGCAGGTGCTGCGCAAGAACCAGGATATCCTCGACATCATGCTGCCGACGCTGCGCGAAGAGCGGCGGCAGACCTATTCGCCGATCTTACCGATCTCTCCGATCAGCGGCCGAGTGCTTCAGGTTCCGGTCGAGGTGGTCGACGCAGAGGCAGGCACGATCCGCTTCACCGACGAGGATGGCAGCGTGGTCGAGCAATCGGCGCTCGGCGGCATGTCGAAGTTGCAATGGAAGGTCGATTGGGCGATGCGCTGGTACGCGCTAGGCGTCGACTACGAGATGTATGGCAAGGATCTGACCGATAGCGGCGTGCAGTCGGGCAAGATCGTGCGCGTGCTCGGCGGTCGTAAGCCCGATGGCCTGATTTACGAGATGTTCCTTGACGAAAAGGGCGAGAAGATTTCCAAGTCCAAGGGCAACGGCCTCTCGATCGAGGAATGGCTCGAATATGGGAGCGAGGAGAGCCTCGGCTTTTACATCTTCCCCAATCCGAAGAGCGCAAAGCAATTGCACGCGGGCGTGATTCCGCGCGCAATCGACGATTATTGGCAGTTCCGCGAGCGCTTGGCTGAACAGCCGCTCGACAAGCAGCTCGGCAACCCTGTCTGGCACCTCCAGCGTGCCAATGGCGGGTTCAAAGGCGCGGAGGCTCCCGGCGCGGGCGACAGTTTGCCCGTGCCGTTCAGCCTCTTGCTCAATCTGGTCGGGGTGCTCGGGGCGGAGGCGACCCGCGAGGCGGTGTGGTCATATCTCGACAATTACATCGAGAACGCCGATCCCGCCGCGCATCCCAAGCTCGACGAGCTGGTCGGGAAGGCGATCAATTACAACCGTGATTTCGTCGCGCCGACACTCAAGAAGCGCGCGCCGGTGGGCGGAGAGATCGCTGCGCTCGAAGCGCTCGATGCCGAGCTGGCAAAGGTCGATCCGGAGATATCAGCCGAAGACCTCCAGACCATCGTATACGAGATCGGCAAGCGCGAGGAATTCGGCTTCGGGAACTTGCGCGACTGGTTCCGTGCGCTCTACGAGACGCTTCTCGGAAGCGAGCAGGGGCCGCGCATGGGCAGCTTCATCACGCTCTACGGCATCGAACCGAGCCGCAAGCTTATAGCGGAGGCGCTGGCGAGGGCTTCTTGA
- a CDS encoding acylphosphatase translates to MIATHLIIHGHVQGVFYRDWTVATARSLGLAGWVRNLPDGTVEAHLEGERGAIERMIAAMHDGPPRAAPTRIDAREVEPQGLRTFERR, encoded by the coding sequence TTGATCGCCACCCACCTCATAATCCACGGACACGTCCAGGGCGTGTTCTACCGCGACTGGACGGTCGCAACCGCCCGCTCCCTCGGCCTTGCCGGATGGGTGCGCAACCTTCCCGATGGCACGGTCGAGGCGCATCTGGAAGGCGAGCGCGGGGCTATCGAGCGCATGATTGCGGCGATGCATGACGGCCCTCCCCGCGCTGCGCCCACGCGGATCGACGCGCGCGAGGTCGAGCCGCAGGGCCTGCGCACCTTCGAGCGGCGCTAG
- a CDS encoding cytochrome b, with protein MTADHNKRYSGVAMTLHWLVAIAVFATVIVTQLAEEAPTREARGEIMANHFALGVIIFALVLARFVWRIVNPPPPQNPAHAGWERALAKTTHLAIYAFLLVMPLAGWFAMSKYGSGLNVFGLFEVPPLPVEPDPEAAGGIFEIHELAGKILIGLIVIHILGALKHSVMDRDGTIFRMLPFGEVKS; from the coding sequence ATGACAGCGGATCACAATAAGAGATATTCGGGCGTGGCGATGACGCTTCACTGGCTTGTGGCGATCGCAGTGTTTGCGACAGTGATCGTGACGCAGCTGGCCGAGGAAGCGCCGACGCGCGAGGCGCGCGGCGAGATCATGGCCAACCACTTTGCCCTAGGCGTGATCATCTTCGCGCTCGTCCTCGCCCGGTTTGTCTGGCGGATCGTCAATCCACCACCGCCGCAAAATCCCGCCCATGCCGGATGGGAGCGTGCTCTGGCGAAGACCACGCATCTTGCGATCTACGCTTTCCTGCTGGTGATGCCGCTCGCCGGATGGTTTGCGATGTCGAAGTATGGAAGCGGGCTGAACGTGTTCGGCCTTTTCGAAGTGCCGCCACTGCCGGTCGAGCCCGATCCAGAGGCAGCCGGCGGGATCTTCGAAATTCACGAATTGGCCGGCAAGATCCTGATCGGCCTAATCGTGATTCATATCCTCGGCGCTCTCAAGCACAGCGTGATGGACAGGGACGGTACGATCTTCCGGATGCTGCCCTTCGGCGAAGTGAAAAGCTGA
- a CDS encoding pyridoxamine 5'-phosphate oxidase family protein translates to MFDDLDEVRTDLSNRLIRAANDRKAPMHTPAVVTSDVDARVMVLRAFDQKTWTLRFHTDTRAPKVGSIEDDPRMAVLFYDKGAKIQIRAKGRGQILRDTEVTKSAWDNGSNFARRCYLGAGPGTESDAPTSGLPAQFEGIEPSDEDLNPAWDNFAVLLVSLEELDWLYLAHTGHVRAQFRRRGDEWQGRWVSP, encoded by the coding sequence ATGTTCGACGATCTCGATGAAGTTCGCACTGATCTTTCCAATCGCCTGATCCGTGCGGCAAACGACCGCAAGGCGCCGATGCACACCCCGGCGGTTGTGACCAGCGATGTCGATGCGCGCGTCATGGTGCTGCGCGCATTCGACCAGAAGACTTGGACCCTGCGCTTTCATACCGATACCCGCGCGCCCAAGGTTGGGTCGATCGAGGACGACCCGCGGATGGCTGTGCTGTTCTACGACAAGGGTGCCAAAATCCAGATCAGGGCGAAAGGGCGCGGGCAGATACTGCGCGATACCGAGGTGACGAAGTCTGCATGGGACAACGGGAGCAACTTCGCGCGGCGTTGCTATCTCGGCGCGGGGCCGGGCACGGAATCGGACGCACCGACTTCGGGCCTTCCAGCACAATTCGAAGGCATCGAGCCGAGCGATGAGGACCTCAATCCAGCCTGGGACAATTTCGCAGTGCTGCTGGTTTCGCTGGAGGAACTGGACTGGCTTTACCTTGCACATACCGGCCATGTGCGGGCGCAGTTCAGACGCCGGGGTGACGAGTGGCAGGGGCGCTGGGTTTCGCCATAA